AGCAGCGAAGCGCACCGGGGAAGCGCTCGTCGACGCAGACCAGAACCTCGCGGCCGTGCAGCGGATGCCACCGATAGTGGACGACCCGCACCTCGGTACGACGCGCATTGTGACGTGTTTGTGCTTCAGAACGGACGAAGACACAGCGTCGCGCGCGGTAAGTGGGTGCCGCGGCGGGACCTGGACGCGTGCAGCTCGGCGCGCTACTTCGACGGCTGGAAGGACCTCAGCCCGGTGCCCCCCGACGGAGACCCACCCGTGTTGGAACCGCGAACCTGGCTCCTCAAGACCGGGTGGAAGCTGCGGGGCTTGATTCCCACGAGCACGGTACCGGGCGCCTGAAGCGGGGTCATCGGGGCCGCGCAGGTGTCGGTTCAGCCGCCGACCGCGCAAACGTCCGTTCAGCCGCCGGCCGCCACCACGCAGGTCATTCGGCGCGGAGCCCTCATTCCTGCCCTCGCACGGCCCCCTCGAAGAACGCACAGAGCTCGTCGTGCCGAGCGCGCGCGTCCGAACGCCCGATCTCCACGAGCTGTCCGGCGAACTCCCCATCGAAGAGCATGTACGAGAGCAGGTCGGCCTCGTCGGTCGCGGCATCCTCGGCGAGGCGCCGCATCACGCGCCCGAGCATCCCGGGCGCCCGCTGCCGGAAGTGCGGCGAACGAACGAAGTCCCCGGCCAGCTTGCCGATGTCCTCGGACGAGCGGACGAGCACCACCTCCAGGGACCGGAGTCCCCTCCCCGGCGCGTGCCCCAGCTCCTCGTTGATCGCCCCCATGAACGCGGCGCCGAAGCGCCGACTCCCCGCCTCCAGGATGGCGTTGATACGGGCCAGCCGGTCGATGTCGTTGTCCAGGCGGTCGAGGAGGAGCGCGTTGAGCGCCTTGCCGAGGAGAAAGAGCGGTCCCGGGACCCCCGCGATGGGAGCCGCGGCGTCGGGAGCCAGGAGCCCCGAGGGTGAGAGGTAGCGTGGGTTGACCACGACCAGCCGGTCGGCGCCGAGTCGCCGCGCTGGCGACAGCGGCACGTTCTGCCGGAGCCCCCCGTCGACGTAGTACTCGCCGGCGATCTTCACCGGCGGAAAGAGCATCGGGATCGCCGCCGAGGCCAGCGCGTGGGTGGCGCGGATCCGTGCGGCGCGCGGCACGATCGTCTGGTCCTGGCTCCAGGCGGGCACCGCGCCATCCCGCCGCTGGAGAAAGACCACCGTGCGGCCGGTCGCGACGTGCGTCGTGGACACACTCAGGCCGTGCAGGTGGCCGGCATCCAGGTTGCGGTCGATGTCCTCGAAGCGGATCGCGTTGTAGATGATCCGCTCGAGCCCCGCCGGGTCGAAGATGCCGCCTCGGCGCCCCGCCTCGTTCACCGGCCCGCGCAACCGCCCCACGAGCCCGCGGACGAGCGCCAGCACCTCCCGCAGGTCGATCCGCACCACGTCGGGGATGCGGATCTCGGTCCAGTATTTGACGAGCCGCGCGGCCCGCACCCGCCCCGGTTCTTGCGCGTAGGCCGCGAGCGCGCACGCGTTGATCGCCCCGACGGAGGTGCCGCACAGCACGTCGAGCGGCACTTCGCGGCCGAGCTCCTTCGCGACCGACTCCAGGATGTACTGGACGACCCCCACCTCGTACGCGCCGCGGGCCGCGCCCCCGGCGAGGACCAGGCCCACTCGAGGTCGCCCGTCGCGCCCGTGCCCGCTCGAAGTGCTCATCCGTCAGATCGTAGCCCACGCCCCGAGAGGGGGACAACTTACGGGGCCTCGCCACCTCGGGACCTCGGGACCTCGAGCGCCGAGCGCGGTCAGCTCCCCATGCAGCCGGGCCCCGCGGTCACTGCTGGGGCGCGGCGCAGGAGACGCCCTTGAAGAGCGAGCCGTTGTTCCCCTCTTCGCACTCGACGCGACCGCTCACCCCCGTCCCCGGGTCGTCGGCCGCGATCACCACGTTGAACGCGCTCCCCTGCGGCACGCTCGAGGCGGTGCAGGTGACCGTCTCGCAGCTCCCCGGGTCGAGCGGCTTCGCGTTCTTGGCCGTGCAGAGCGCCTTTCCCGGCGCAGCGGCCTCGGCGTAGAAGGTGACCGAGGTGCCGGCGGCCGCGCCCTGCGCTCCGCGGTTGCAGAGCTGCGCCGTGATCGTCAGCGTGCCCCCGTCGCAGGTGGGGGGCGTGACAGCCTTCACCGTCAGGTCCGAACCGGCGTTCCGGCTCAGCCCCCCCTTCGCGTTCTGACGGAAGTTGTTCAGGCCCGGCTGCTTCCAGTTTTGCTTCCAGTCCGACGTCTTCGGAATCGTGCCGTTCTCGTTCACGTGCGTCACCGAGTAGGCGTGCTGGTTCCAGATCATCGGGGCGCTCACCCACCGATCGAGCTTCTCCTTGAAGACCTGGATCCCCGAGAAGGCCTTCTTGAAGGCCGAGCGGCAGACGTTTCCGCTCCCCGGCGTTCCCTCGACGGGCGGCCCGCAGACGAGGCTCTCGTTCGCGCAGTCCTCGTCCTTGGTGCAGCGGCAGAAGCCCTGGTCGCAGGTGCCGCCGGGGCACTCGGCGTTCCCCATGCAGCGCAGCCCCTTGTAGATGGGGTCCATCGCCAGGCCGCTCGTCGGGTGCTTGGGATGCACCGGATTCGTCGCGCACCCGATGCCGCAGTTCGTGTTGTTGGGCACGACGATCTCGGCCTTGAAGTCGCCGTCCACGTCAGCGACGACCGGGTTCTCCATCCAGGTGCACGACGAGTGATACTGCGAGAAGAGCACCTCGCCGGTCTTCCCGGCGTAGACGCGCGTGAAGCACTCGTCGGCGTAGACCGTCTCGTCGGTGCCGTCCCCGTCGAAATCGAAGAGCGAAGAGCCGGTCATGTTCGACGAGTAGTCCTCGCAGGGCTGCGCCCAGAGGATCCCCGTGGTCGTCTTGCTCGCGCAGGTCTTCTCGTCGGGCGTCCCCACGCAGTCGGGGTCGAAGACGCTGAAGGTCGAGTAGGCCGCCACGGCCACCTCCACCCGGCCGTCCTTGTCGAAGTCCCCGATCGTGGGCGGCCCCCCCGTCCCCCCGCCCGTGAAGGCAACCGGCCCGAAGATGACCCGCCCGTCGATCGTCTGCACCCTCACGCTGCCGCTCGAGACCACTGCGATCTCGGCGATGCCATCCAGCTTCGAGCGGTCGTCCTTCGTCGGGTCCGTGCCGAAGGTGCCGAAGTCCGCCACCGCCACGTGTCCGGCGGGCTGGTTGGCCGCGGTGGGTTGCGTCCACTTCCCTCCGAGCCACTTCCACACCTGGGCGCCGTTGGTCAGCTCGATCTGCTTATCCCCGTCGAGGTCCGCGGCCACGGGGAAGAGGCCGTACGAGTACGGCAGCTGCCCGAGCGCGCCGTCGAGCAGCTCGCCGGTGTTGCTCCAGACCGTGCCCCAGAACAGGATCTCGGGCTTCCCGTCGTCGTCGAGGTCGTGGATCGACGGCCCCGTGATCCCGTAACCGGTCGCCCCGAGGTTGTTCGGCTTCGAGGTCCAGAGCAGCTCGAACTTCTTCGCCTGCGGGTTGTAGGTGAGCGCCACGAGGCCCCCGCCGCAGCGGCCGGCCACGATCTCCGGACGCCCGTCCAGGTTGAGGTCCGCGAGCGCGGGCGTGACCGACGGTCTGACCTTCACCCCCTCGACGACGTGCTGCTGCGTGCAGCTCTCCCCGTCGAGGACGCGAATCACCCCGTAATAGGTGTCGCCCACGCAGTCCGAGGTCTCGCTCCCCCCACCTTCGCCCGCGTCGGTGACGATCACGATCGACGGCTTGCGGACCTTCGGGTCCCCGTCGAGGTCGAAGTCCACCACCGTCGGAGTGACGTAGACGTTCTTGTGACCGGGGTAGGGGTCGGTCGCCTCGGGCCCGCTCCACGCGCACTGCAGCGCCGGCGAGAAGACGCCGAGGGGGACGGTGACCTGGCAGCTCGCGTTGAAGTTACCCTTCGGCCCGAGCCCCCAGGGAATGCACTCCTTGTTCTCGCAGTAGGTATCGTTCTGGCAGTTCTTGTCGGCCTCGCACGCGGTCGGGGTGGGAATGCACTGGTCGAAGCGGCAGGCTTCGCCGCTCTTGCAGCAGGTCTTCGAAGGGCCGCAGGTGACCGTCG
This sequence is a window from Deltaproteobacteria bacterium. Protein-coding genes within it:
- a CDS encoding patatin-like phospholipase family protein; amino-acid sequence: MSTSSGHGRDGRPRVGLVLAGGAARGAYEVGVVQYILESVAKELGREVPLDVLCGTSVGAINACALAAYAQEPGRVRAARLVKYWTEIRIPDVVRIDLREVLALVRGLVGRLRGPVNEAGRRGGIFDPAGLERIIYNAIRFEDIDRNLDAGHLHGLSVSTTHVATGRTVVFLQRRDGAVPAWSQDQTIVPRAARIRATHALASAAIPMLFPPVKIAGEYYVDGGLRQNVPLSPARRLGADRLVVVNPRYLSPSGLLAPDAAAPIAGVPGPLFLLGKALNALLLDRLDNDIDRLARINAILEAGSRRFGAAFMGAINEELGHAPGRGLRSLEVVLVRSSEDIGKLAGDFVRSPHFRQRAPGMLGRVMRRLAEDAATDEADLLSYMLFDGEFAGQLVEIGRSDARARHDELCAFFEGAVRGQE
- a CDS encoding VCBS repeat-containing protein codes for the protein MNRRVLISLGLCHVLLACNDDGSVTKACTSNEQCQTDQVCNIPLGRCETKTDTGCPTVTCGPSKTCCKSGEACRFDQCIPTPTACEADKNCQNDTYCENKECIPWGLGPKGNFNASCQVTVPLGVFSPALQCAWSGPEATDPYPGHKNVYVTPTVVDFDLDGDPKVRKPSIVIVTDAGEGGGSETSDCVGDTYYGVIRVLDGESCTQQHVVEGVKVRPSVTPALADLNLDGRPEIVAGRCGGGLVALTYNPQAKKFELLWTSKPNNLGATGYGITGPSIHDLDDDGKPEILFWGTVWSNTGELLDGALGQLPYSYGLFPVAADLDGDKQIELTNGAQVWKWLGGKWTQPTAANQPAGHVAVADFGTFGTDPTKDDRSKLDGIAEIAVVSSGSVRVQTIDGRVIFGPVAFTGGGTGGPPTIGDFDKDGRVEVAVAAYSTFSVFDPDCVGTPDEKTCASKTTTGILWAQPCEDYSSNMTGSSLFDFDGDGTDETVYADECFTRVYAGKTGEVLFSQYHSSCTWMENPVVADVDGDFKAEIVVPNNTNCGIGCATNPVHPKHPTSGLAMDPIYKGLRCMGNAECPGGTCDQGFCRCTKDEDCANESLVCGPPVEGTPGSGNVCRSAFKKAFSGIQVFKEKLDRWVSAPMIWNQHAYSVTHVNENGTIPKTSDWKQNWKQPGLNNFRQNAKGGLSRNAGSDLTVKAVTPPTCDGGTLTITAQLCNRGAQGAAAGTSVTFYAEAAAPGKALCTAKNAKPLDPGSCETVTCTASSVPQGSAFNVVIAADDPGTGVSGRVECEEGNNGSLFKGVSCAAPQQ